A window from Hemitrygon akajei unplaced genomic scaffold, sHemAka1.3 Scf000057, whole genome shotgun sequence encodes these proteins:
- the LOC140721532 gene encoding N-acetyllactosaminide beta-1,3-N-acetylglucosaminyltransferase 3-like, protein MRGHWRFYANVVLGVLLALGLFFMFWDNDQRRETDDVAETVHRNDLPKVVTADATKSVLKSKCHANTTLLHLSSFDQQEEHIKNFLMYKHCREFDMIQNVPDKCGGREGSQNVFLLLVIKSHPFNQDRREMWVSEFCPSAKFIFNGDEDAFANTDNMVDYLLGMKVHQHLFVGRLIYGFGPKRQKSSKYYVPEIVTTIKSYPPYVSGGGILMSVYTAHIIYHIAQDLELYPIDDVFLGMCLAKAGLAPHSRSGFRAAGISVPSTQDDSFNPCYYRELLLVHRFQPFKLLLMWDAVHDANLNCAHASQKSASTKRTA, encoded by the exons ATGAGAGGACATTGGCGATTCTATGCGAATGTCGTGCTGGGTGTTTTGCTTGCTCTGGGATTGTTCTTCATGTTCTGGGATAATGACCAACGTCGAGAGACTGATGATGTTGCAGAAACTGTTCATCGCAATGATCTGCCCAAGGTTGTTACTGCTGATGCAACTAAATCAGTGCTCAAGTCAAAGTGCCACGCGAACACGACATTGTTACACCTGTCCTCATTTGATCAACAGGAAGAGCACATAAAAAACTTCTTGATGTATAAACACTGTCGAGAATTTGACATGATTCAAAATGTCCCAGACAAATGTGGTGGTCGAGAAGGATCTCAGAATGTCTTCCTGCTCCTGGTGATCAAATCTCACCCTTTCAACCAGGATCGGCGGGAAATG tgggtcAGTGAATTTTGCCCCAGTGCTAAATTCATCTTCAATGGAGATGAAGATGCCTTTGCCAACACCGATAACATGGTTGATTACTTGCTAGGCATGAAGgttcaccaacacctgtttgtgggCCGTCTCATTTATGGGTTTGGGCCCAAACGCCAGAAGTCGAGCAAGTATTATGTGCCAGAAATAGTGACCACCATCAAGTCGTACCCACCATACGTTAGTGGAGGGGGCATACTTATGTCTGTGTATACAGCTCATATCATTTACCACATCGCCCAAGACCTTGAACTataccccattgatgatgtatttTTGGGGATGTGCCTGGCCAAGGCTGGACTAGCCCCACACTCCCGTAGCGGATTCAGGGCAGCTGGTATCAGTGTTCCTTCAACCCAAGATGACTCCTTCAATCCTTGCTATTACCGTGAGTTACTGCTAGTGCACCGTTTTCAGCCTTTCAAACTGCTACTGATGTGGGATGCGGTGCATGATGCTAATCTGAATTGTGCTCATGCTTCCCAGAAGTCTGCATCCACGAAAAGGACCGCATGA